CCTGGTCCACCTCTGACTGGCCCAGTGCATGGACGAAGGTGTCGATCCAACGCGCATGTGTCAGAGTCTGGTAGACAAGGTGGCCCGCTCCCGTGCCCTCGCCGCGGTGAGCGACCCGGACATCCTGGTGCTGTTCGAGGACTGGCTGGAGGAGCTGGAGGAGGAGGTGGCGGATCTGGCCCGGCGCCAGGGTCAGCTCACCGCGGACAGCATCGGCCAGGCCCTGGGCATCTCCCGCACCGGCGCCGAGCTGCTGCTGCGCAAGCTGCAGCGGGAGGACAAGCTGCCTCTTCCCGGCCGGGAGCCGTGAACAGAGACAGGCCTCCCGCTGCTACGGGATCTTCTCCATCCAGGGTACGAGCTGCGCAGGAGCCATGTAGTCCACCAGCCGCAGGTCCCGCCGCTCCTTCCCGGTCCGGTCCAGGAACACCACGGTGGGCACGCCCATGACGCCGTAGTCCTGG
The genomic region above belongs to Thermodesulfobacteriota bacterium and contains:
- the tsoA gene encoding LULAXC motif (seleno)protein TsoA, with translation MNAFQKLAEGMEPAAALAALGPVVRGLLAEVGDQELVDFVSGLLGRADGSKVGSLVHLULAQCMDEGVDPTRMCQSLVDKVARSRALAAVSDPDILVLFEDWLEELEEEVADLARRQGQLTADSIGQALGISRTGAELLLRKLQREDKLPLPGREP